The following proteins come from a genomic window of Microbacterium lemovicicum:
- a CDS encoding neutral zinc metallopeptidase: MTFNDNARVGGNTAKRRGGGVAVAGGGIAGIGALAVLLFSLFTGTDLSGLLGGGGVPAQPGSGGGEAIANCQTGADANESDDCRLAAASLNIDQFWAATVEGYRQPQLIIVDGSTSTQCGTASNATGPFYCPPEETVYVDPTFFALLRERFDATAGPLAQLYVLAHEYGHHVQNITGLMERYPNNGTGPDSNGVRTELQADCFAGAWVAAAGDQLDETGTPYLQQPTQQQITDALNAAASVGDDHIQQESGQGVNPESWTHGSSEQRQRWFDAGREGGVGACDTFAVSGGSL; this comes from the coding sequence ATGACGTTCAACGACAACGCCCGCGTCGGGGGCAACACCGCCAAGCGGCGCGGCGGGGGCGTCGCCGTCGCCGGCGGCGGCATCGCGGGCATCGGAGCCCTGGCGGTGCTGCTCTTCTCCCTGTTCACCGGGACCGACCTGTCCGGCCTCCTCGGGGGCGGCGGCGTTCCCGCCCAGCCCGGCAGCGGCGGAGGCGAGGCGATCGCGAACTGCCAGACCGGTGCCGACGCCAACGAGAGCGACGACTGCCGGCTGGCTGCGGCATCCCTCAACATCGATCAGTTCTGGGCGGCGACCGTCGAGGGCTACCGCCAGCCGCAGCTGATCATCGTCGACGGCTCGACCTCGACGCAGTGCGGGACGGCCTCCAACGCGACCGGGCCGTTCTACTGCCCGCCGGAGGAGACGGTGTACGTCGACCCCACCTTCTTCGCGCTCCTGCGCGAGCGCTTCGACGCCACCGCCGGCCCGCTCGCGCAGCTCTACGTGCTGGCGCACGAGTACGGCCACCACGTGCAGAACATCACCGGACTGATGGAGCGCTACCCGAACAACGGCACGGGGCCCGACAGCAACGGCGTCCGCACGGAGCTGCAGGCCGACTGCTTCGCCGGTGCGTGGGTGGCCGCCGCGGGGGACCAGCTCGACGAGACCGGCACGCCCTACCTGCAGCAGCCGACGCAGCAGCAGATCACCGATGCGCTGAACGCCGCGGCATCCGTCGGCGACGACCACATCCAGCAGGAGTCCGGCCAGGGCGTGAACCCCGAGAGCTGGACGCACGGCTCCAGCGAGCAGCGTCAGCGGTGGTTCGACGCGGGCCGCGAGGGCGGAGTGGGCGCCTGCGACACGTTCGCCGTCTCGGGAGGAAGCCTGTGA
- the pip gene encoding prolyl aminopeptidase, whose translation MIATDASDALYPPIEPYETGMLLAGEGQRIYWEQSGNPEGKPVVFLHGGPGGGTSPWQRQLFDPEKYRIVLFDQRGCGRSTPHVSEPDADLSHNTTWHLVADIELLRRNLGIAKWQVFGGSWGSALALAYAQTHPEAVSEIVLRGVFTLRRHELEWFYEGGASAIFPDLWEDYIAPIPVLERFHLIEAYHRRLTDPAPAVHVPAALAWTTWEASTLTLTPDAGLVESMTDTDKAVAFARIENHYFMNGGWFEEGQLIANAGVLRDIPAVIVQGRYDICTPIMTAWDLHRAWPEAELVVVDDAGHSATEPGIARALVAATDRFAAR comes from the coding sequence GTGATCGCCACGGATGCCTCCGACGCGCTGTACCCGCCCATCGAGCCGTACGAGACCGGGATGCTGCTGGCCGGAGAGGGTCAGCGCATCTACTGGGAGCAGAGCGGCAACCCCGAGGGCAAGCCGGTGGTGTTCCTGCACGGCGGTCCCGGCGGCGGCACGTCACCGTGGCAGCGCCAGCTGTTCGACCCGGAGAAGTACCGCATCGTGCTGTTCGACCAGCGCGGCTGCGGTCGCAGCACGCCGCATGTGAGCGAGCCCGACGCCGACCTGAGCCACAACACGACGTGGCACCTGGTGGCCGACATCGAGCTGCTGCGCCGCAACCTCGGGATCGCGAAATGGCAGGTCTTCGGGGGCTCGTGGGGGAGTGCCCTGGCCCTCGCCTACGCGCAGACGCACCCCGAGGCCGTCAGCGAGATCGTGCTCCGAGGCGTGTTCACGCTGCGCCGGCACGAGCTGGAGTGGTTCTACGAGGGCGGGGCGTCGGCGATCTTCCCCGACCTGTGGGAGGACTACATCGCCCCGATCCCCGTGCTGGAGCGGTTCCACCTCATCGAGGCGTACCACCGGCGGCTGACCGACCCCGCCCCGGCGGTGCACGTTCCGGCGGCCCTCGCGTGGACGACGTGGGAGGCGTCGACCCTGACGCTCACGCCCGACGCGGGTCTCGTGGAGTCGATGACCGACACCGACAAGGCCGTCGCCTTCGCCCGCATAGAGAACCACTACTTCATGAACGGCGGCTGGTTCGAGGAGGGGCAGCTCATCGCGAACGCGGGCGTGCTCCGCGACATCCCGGCGGTCATCGTGCAGGGACGCTACGACATCTGCACGCCGATCATGACCGCGTGGGACCTCCACCGGGCCTGGCCGGAGGCCGAGCTCGTCGTGGTGGATGACGCCGGGCACTCCGCGACCGAACCCGGCATCGCCCGCGCCCTCGTCGCCGCGACCGATCGCTTCGCCGCGCGGTAG
- a CDS encoding GMC family oxidoreductase: MSSPRRLVRAGRLRRGRARSADLSADYIVVGAGSSGAAVAARLSEDPRVQVLLLEAGGPDAALELHVPAAFSKLFRGAYDWGYDTVPQPALENRTVFWPRGKTLGGSSSLNAMMWVRGFAADYDEWAETAGPRWSWDALAPYFVRVERTETPAHATQGAAGPQSVEHQRDPRPHTAAFLAAAREAGHPVTPANLPEGQGFSQTMVSQRRGARASTADAYLKPARARPNLRVVTNAFVRRVTFAPDDGGNARATGVYVEIAGIPRHALARREVILSGGTINTPQLLMLSGIGPAAHLAEHGIRLRVDSPGVGSDLQDHLVAGLAPTAAGGTLFGAEKPLQLAAYLARRRGMLTSNVAEAYGFIRTEVADRVTQAAPARAASGLPDIEVIFASAPYVGEGLVPLPAEGLTVGAILLRPRSRGTIRLASADPAAKPLIDPRYLSDPDGLDEATMLAGLAACEELIATKALSALTRGSWVQPAGGESMTPAERDRLSLTRYSHTLYHPVGTARMGTDAASVVDPELRVRGVSGLRVADASVMPTLIRGHTNAPAIVIGEVAADLIREAAST; this comes from the coding sequence GTGAGCTCCCCTCGGCGTCTCGTCCGCGCGGGACGGCTGCGGCGCGGGCGCGCGCGCAGCGCCGATCTGAGCGCCGACTACATCGTGGTCGGCGCCGGATCGTCGGGTGCGGCGGTCGCCGCGCGTCTCAGCGAGGATCCTCGGGTGCAGGTGCTGCTGCTGGAGGCCGGCGGGCCCGACGCGGCGCTCGAGCTGCACGTGCCGGCGGCGTTCTCGAAGCTGTTCCGCGGCGCGTACGACTGGGGGTACGACACGGTGCCGCAGCCCGCCCTCGAGAACCGCACCGTGTTCTGGCCCCGCGGCAAGACGCTCGGCGGTTCGTCGTCGCTGAACGCGATGATGTGGGTGCGCGGCTTCGCCGCCGACTACGACGAATGGGCGGAGACGGCCGGTCCGCGCTGGTCGTGGGACGCCCTGGCGCCGTACTTCGTGCGCGTCGAGCGGACCGAGACGCCGGCGCATGCGACCCAGGGTGCGGCGGGGCCGCAGTCCGTCGAGCACCAGCGCGACCCCCGGCCGCACACCGCGGCGTTCCTGGCCGCCGCGCGGGAGGCCGGCCATCCGGTCACCCCGGCGAATCTCCCCGAGGGCCAGGGGTTCAGCCAGACGATGGTGTCGCAGCGACGCGGCGCGCGCGCATCGACCGCCGACGCGTACCTGAAACCCGCCCGCGCCCGCCCGAACCTCCGCGTGGTGACGAACGCATTCGTGCGCCGGGTCACCTTCGCCCCGGACGACGGAGGGAATGCGCGGGCCACCGGCGTCTACGTCGAGATCGCCGGCATCCCCCGGCACGCCCTCGCGCGGCGCGAGGTCATCCTCTCCGGCGGCACGATCAACACCCCGCAGCTGCTGATGCTGAGCGGGATCGGGCCCGCCGCGCATCTCGCCGAGCACGGCATCCGGCTCCGCGTGGACTCACCCGGCGTCGGCTCCGACCTGCAGGACCACCTCGTCGCCGGGCTCGCGCCGACGGCCGCTGGCGGCACTCTCTTCGGCGCGGAGAAGCCCCTGCAGCTGGCGGCCTACCTTGCGCGGCGGCGCGGGATGCTGACCTCGAACGTCGCGGAGGCGTACGGGTTCATCCGCACGGAGGTGGCCGACCGGGTGACCCAGGCCGCCCCCGCCCGCGCGGCATCCGGTCTTCCGGACATCGAGGTGATCTTCGCCTCGGCACCCTACGTCGGCGAGGGACTCGTGCCGCTGCCGGCGGAGGGGCTCACGGTGGGGGCGATCCTGCTGCGACCGCGCAGCAGGGGCACGATCCGGCTCGCATCGGCGGACCCGGCGGCCAAGCCGCTCATCGATCCGCGGTACCTGTCCGACCCCGACGGCCTGGACGAGGCGACCATGCTCGCGGGCCTCGCCGCGTGCGAGGAGCTCATCGCGACGAAGGCGCTGTCGGCACTGACCAGGGGGTCGTGGGTGCAGCCGGCCGGCGGCGAGTCGATGACGCCGGCCGAGCGCGACCGCCTGAGCCTCACGCGCTACTCGCACACGCTGTACCACCCGGTGGGCACCGCGCGGATGGGGACGGATGCCGCGTCCGTCGTCGACCCGGAGCTCCGGGTGCGCGGGGTGTCCGGACTGCGGGTGGCCGACGCATCCGTCATGCCGACGCTCATCCGCGGCCACACCAACGCGCCCGCGATCGTGATCGGCGAGGTCGCCGCCGATCTCATCCGTGAGGCTGCGTCGACCTGA
- a CDS encoding aldehyde dehydrogenase family protein: protein MSISAPTTSDSASLDADLAALRTGVGVWAHLTLGQRERLFERLHATVSAVAEEWADVAATSKGLSTRHPLSGEEWLSGPYAVLTALEAYRTTLEALASSRSPLGDVLLDSAPGDRLRAYTFPLTATDALLLSGYTGEVWFEPGVTETQARVSAGLGQLHPTDKAGIGLVLGAGNITSIPVLDVLYELLAHNRVVILKVNPTQDALVPVYERALAPLIEPGFLRIVTGDGAAGAALVTHPDIAHVHITGSAATFDLIVRDGGPEPVLATPITAELGGVSPIIIVPGEWTPADLRFHAEHVATMRLQNAGHNCIAGQVVILSEDWPQRAAFLGALRAAYAAAPDRPVWYPKSSEKLEAAASAHPDARWSAGRRRAIVEVPPGHDAGDLETVEYFSPVLGVVSLPGSGQEFLDAAVTHANEKLVGTLGANVLIDPVTRDALGDGFEHSIADLRYGDIAINAWTAFAFLTPTLTWGAFPGGTVADVQSGIGVVHNALLLDRVERSVVRGPFRPFPRSASALFGPGRFSLLPKPPWFVTARTGAAVSEGFTRFRMDRNWARMAGTLVKAFRA from the coding sequence GTGTCGATCAGCGCGCCCACGACATCCGATTCCGCGTCGCTGGACGCCGACCTCGCCGCCCTGCGCACGGGCGTCGGCGTGTGGGCGCATCTCACCCTCGGACAGCGCGAGCGGCTGTTCGAGCGGCTGCACGCCACCGTGTCGGCCGTGGCGGAGGAATGGGCCGACGTCGCCGCGACGTCGAAGGGCCTCTCGACGCGTCATCCGCTGAGCGGCGAGGAGTGGCTGTCGGGCCCGTACGCGGTGCTCACCGCGCTCGAGGCCTATCGCACGACGCTCGAGGCGCTGGCCTCGTCGCGGAGCCCGCTGGGCGATGTGCTGCTGGATTCCGCACCCGGCGACCGCCTGCGCGCCTACACCTTCCCCCTCACCGCGACCGATGCGCTGCTGCTGTCGGGCTACACCGGAGAGGTGTGGTTCGAGCCGGGCGTGACCGAGACGCAGGCACGCGTCAGCGCCGGACTCGGCCAGCTGCACCCGACGGACAAGGCCGGCATCGGCCTCGTGCTCGGAGCCGGCAACATCACCTCCATCCCCGTGCTGGACGTTCTCTACGAGCTGCTCGCCCACAACCGCGTGGTGATCCTCAAGGTGAACCCGACGCAGGACGCGCTCGTCCCCGTCTACGAGCGCGCGCTCGCGCCGCTCATCGAGCCGGGCTTCCTGCGCATCGTCACCGGCGACGGCGCGGCCGGGGCGGCCCTCGTGACCCACCCCGACATCGCGCACGTGCACATCACGGGGTCGGCGGCGACGTTCGACCTCATCGTGCGCGACGGCGGACCGGAGCCGGTGCTCGCCACGCCCATCACCGCCGAGCTCGGCGGCGTCTCGCCGATCATCATCGTGCCCGGGGAGTGGACGCCGGCCGACCTGCGCTTCCACGCCGAGCACGTCGCGACGATGCGGCTGCAGAACGCCGGCCACAACTGCATCGCCGGGCAGGTCGTGATCCTCAGCGAGGACTGGCCACAGCGCGCGGCCTTCCTCGGCGCCCTGCGCGCGGCGTACGCCGCCGCTCCCGATCGGCCCGTCTGGTACCCGAAGAGCTCCGAGAAGCTGGAGGCCGCAGCATCCGCTCATCCCGACGCACGCTGGAGCGCGGGCCGGCGGCGGGCGATCGTCGAGGTGCCGCCGGGCCACGATGCCGGCGACCTCGAGACCGTCGAGTACTTCTCGCCCGTGCTCGGTGTGGTGTCGCTGCCCGGATCCGGGCAGGAGTTCCTGGATGCCGCGGTGACCCATGCCAACGAGAAGCTGGTGGGCACGCTCGGCGCCAACGTGCTCATCGATCCGGTGACGCGCGACGCCCTCGGCGACGGGTTCGAGCACTCCATCGCCGACCTCCGCTACGGCGACATCGCGATCAACGCCTGGACGGCGTTCGCCTTTCTCACTCCGACCCTCACGTGGGGCGCCTTCCCGGGCGGCACGGTCGCCGACGTGCAGAGCGGCATCGGCGTCGTCCACAACGCACTGCTCCTCGACCGGGTCGAGCGGTCGGTGGTGCGCGGTCCGTTCCGTCCGTTCCCGCGCTCCGCGTCCGCGCTGTTCGGCCCCGGACGCTTCAGCCTGCTGCCCAAGCCGCCCTGGTTCGTCACGGCACGCACCGGCGCGGCGGTGAGCGAGGGCTTCACGCGCTTCCGGATGGACCGCAACTGGGCGCGCATGGCCGGGACGCTCGTGAAGGCGTTCCGCGCGTGA